GAGCTTTCGAGATGAAGCTCGCCGTTGACCACGGTCGCCGTATAGTCTTCGATCAGCTGCAGGCTCGGATCCGGTGCACCGCTGGTGTTGCCGGAGTGAGCGTTGGTGTAGTCGATGAAGATCTTGAGGTTGCTCGTGGTCGCGTCGACCTGGTAACGCTTGACCCTCACCGATATGTTGTAACCCACCGTCTTGAAGATGTTGGATATGACAATGGAGAAGTTCTCCTGCGTGTCGGTCCGGGTGTTGGCGTCGTTGTTGAAGACCAGATACGGATCGAAGTTATAAACCATGACGCTGGTCGAGCTCTCGTCACTGGTGACGAATGCGTTGAGATGCGAGCTCACTGTCGGCGTCACGGTGACCTGATTGCGCAGCCCCGACATCAGGCTATACATCTTGAACACGTTGGTGGTGGCTTCGGCAGGAAGGTGTAGGGAGGCTCGCCGCCATAGGTGTGCAGCAGGCTGGCCGTACCGAGGAGCGGGGTCCCACCATAGACGAGCCGATCTTCCACCGCGAGGAAGGACCCCATCGTCACGCCCTGGGCCAGCGCCTCCGGCAGAAAGGCGGCAACCCATGCGGCTCCCTTGTGCGAAAAGTTAACGTCGCCGTTCGGGCAGCTCGACGGTCCCCATTCCGAAAGGAAGAGCGGCACGTTCTGCATGCTGAACGTGCTCAGCTTGGCCTTGTAGGCGTTGGTCAGCTGCTCGAACAGCGCGAACGGCTGAGTGACGTCAGCGCAGGCGTCTTGGACCGTGTGGGCGCCGAGGGCCTCGACCGACCCATAATAATGGAACGAGAAGCGATCGAGCGGCATGTTGAACTTGGCGCCGTACGGCAAAGCGTACGGGTTGAAAACCTGCTCGATGAACTGCTCCTCCAGCGAGGCCCCCGCACCCTGCGGTCTCACGATCAGATTCCAGCCGGCCATTGCGGGACCTGCGATCTCGATGGTCTTGCCGTTATAGAGACTGTTTTGCGACAGCTCGGTGTTCACCGCAGTGATCGCGTCAGCGAAGAGCTTTTGTACCGGCAGGAGATTGCGGCCCAGACGGCGCACGTCGCCATTGTAGGGGAAGCCCAATTGCGGATTGTCCTCACCGGTGATCGCGTAGGCCTGCGAATTTCCGTAGATGACGTACTTTGTCGGGTCGATCCACCAAAGCCAGCGTTTCCAGGGACCAAGATCCGGAGGGGTGCAAGTCGAGCCGTTGCACACCGGGTAGTCAGCCGCGATGTCGATCTCGTTGCTGACCTCGAAGATCGCCGTTTGCGCACCGCCGGCGAACGCCCTGGTGGCGATGTAGCGCACCAGTTTCTTGGCGTAATTCTTGTAGTGATCGATGATCTTCGGGCTGTTCGCGTTGAGCGGATCGATACGCCGGTCACCCCAGGTCTCCGGCTCGCCGAATGGAATAAAGTTAATCGGCATGTGCGAGGCGACCGCCATGTGAGGCGACAGATTGGCCTTGAGTAGCCAGTCGATCTGCCACGCCACCTGGGCGCAGTCGGGTGTGTCGAAGTTGCCGGTGATGAGGTTGTGACCGCCGAAAGTTCCCTGGGCGTCGATGTCGCAATATTCATCAACCATCAGGAGGCGGGCCCGCTTCGTACCGATACCCGCGAGCAGCGGCAGCATCGGGTCGCCGGCATCCGCGCCGCCGCTCACGGAGCCCGGCGCATTGCCGCTCTGGAAGACGTTCTTGAGGACGGGCAGAACGTTGCTGTTGCCGTTGCCCAGCGGAAGCGTCGATGTCGCATCGATCGAAATGGTGGCGTCGGCAGCGGCGGTCCGCACCTGGCCCAGGCTCAGGGCTGTCGCGGCCAGAGCTGCGAGAACAACACGACGATGTTGCCGGCCCGCTGGACGGCCGGACTTATTCGAGATGCGCATGCCATTCCCCAAATCAGGATTCCCGCCGAGATTGCGGCGAACGGCATCTTCATCCTCGATCGCTACAGGATTATGATAATATAACATTAATTGTGATATCACGCCGCATCCTAGATGCGAAAAGCCGCGTCGCGCGCGCAGCACGGCGCGACGCGGCCAACCATGGTCGTCGACCGCGCGTGATCACGAACCGGGAAGATGCGGGTTGATGACCCCGCTATCATGAATCGCGTAACCGGTCCCAATAGTCGAACAGGCAGGTTTGCGTTCCACCGGGCGTTGTCGCGCTCTCGATCGCTACTCGCCGTCCGCCGCCCCGCGAAATCCCGTCGCGAGCACATAGCGTTCCGACGAATCCTGCCGGCTTGCGGCCGGCTTGACGTGACGCACCGTCGCAAAATCGCGCTTGAGCTGGGCGAGCAGATCGGCGTCGGCCCCGCTCTGGAACGTCTTGGCCAGAAACGTGCCGCCGGGCTTGAGCACGTCGCAGGCAAAGGCGGCTGCCGTCTCGACCAGGCCGACGATGCGGAGCTGGTCGGTCTTGCGGTGGCCGGTGGTATTGGCGGCCATGTCGGACATCACGACGTCAGCGCCGCCGCCCAGCATCGCAGTGAGCTTGTCGGGCGCGTCGTTGTCCATGAAATCGAGCTGTGCGAAATCGACGCCCGGGATCTCCGGCATCTCCAGCAAGTCGATCGCGACGACCTTGCCCTTGCCGTCGACCGAACCGACACGCTTGGCGGCGATCTGGCTCCAGCCGCCGGGCGCGGCGCCAAGATCAAACACGGTCATGCCGGGTTTCAGCAGCCGAAACTTGTCGTCGATCTCGAGCAGCTTGAAGGCTGCGCGCGAGCGATAGCCCGCCGCCTTGGCCTTGGCGACATAGGGATCGTTGAGCTGCCGCTCCAGCCAGAGCTTGGACGACAGTTTGCGCTTGCCGCCGGTCTTGACCTTGGTCTTGACCTGGACGTGCAAGCGGCCGGTGGTGTCCTTGGCCATCTCACCAGCTCCTGAGCGCGCCGTCCTCGCGCATCATCTCGACCAGCATGCCCTCGCGCAGGCCACGGTCGGCGACGCGCAGGCGCGGCAGCGGGAAAGCGCGGCGGATGGCGTCGAGGATAGCGCAGCCGGCGAGCACGAGATCGGCGCGCTCGACGCTGATGCAATTGTTGCCGGCGCGCTCCTCGTAAGTCATGCCGAGCAGCTTGTCGATCGTCGCTGTCAGATCGGCATCGTTCATCCAGATGCTGTCGATGCGGCGGCGGTCGTAACGCAAGAGATTGAGATGGATGCCGGCAAGCGTCGTTACGGTACCCGACGTGCCGAGCAGATGCATGTCGGTGAGATCGCGACCATGCTGTTCCGCGAACGGCGCAACATGGTTGGCGACCTCCTGCTCCATCGCGGCATAGATCTCCGGCGTCACATCGCGGCCGCCGAACTGTTCGGCCAGCGTCACGACGCCAAGCGGGATCGACATCCAGGCTTTGATGCGCGGCTCCGGATTGGCGGAATCGCGCTCGATCCGCACCAGCTCGGTCGAGCCGCCGCCGATATCGAACAGGATGGCGCCGCGCCCCTTTGGATCAACCAGCGGCGAGCAGCCGAGCATGGCGAGCGAGGCTTCCGTCTCGCGGTCGATCACCTCGAGCTCGATGCCGGTCTCGGCCGCGACGCGGCTGCGAAAGCCCTCCGCATTCGAGGCCGCGCGGCAGGCTTCGGTCGCGATCAGCCGCAGCCGCTTGGCTTTGCGCAGGTTGATCTTGTCCCGGCAGATGCTGAGCGCGGCGATGGCGCGCTCGATCGCGGCCTCACTGATCGAGCCGGTCGCCGAAACGCCCTCGCCGAGCCGGATGATGCGCGAGAAGGAATCGACCACGCGAAAGCCATCGCTGGTCGGACAGGCGATCAGGAGCCTGCAATTGTTGGTGCCGAGGTCCAGCGCCGCATAGACGCCGGTTCCCGGCGCTTGCGCGGCGACGGCCGGTTCGGGGGCCAATGCCACCGCCGCCATCGACCCCTCGAGCTCACCGTGCGGCCCATGGCCGTCGCGGAGCCGCGTGTGGTCATTCATACAAACTGTCTTTCCGCAGCCCATAGGGCCGAGCTGGAATTGCTTTTTCGCCTGAAACATTAGCAGCGCGACAGGCCTGCGCAACAACGCATCACATGGGACCATGCCCATTCGTGCGTTGTCGTGAACGGGTCGGTGGGTTATCTGAAGGGGCCCCGTCCCGCAAGCGCCCACAAAACGCGCAATTGCCGGCTTTTCAGGTCTTTTCCATGCAAGAACACACCAAATCCTCGACGCTCGAAAACGCTATTGCACTGCAAAAATACGGCGTCGGGCAGCCGGTCCGCCGCAAGGAGGACGACACGCTGGTGCGCGGCAAGGGTCGCTACACCGACGATTTCAATCTGCCCGGCCAAGCCTATGCCGTCGTCGTCCGCTCGACCCACGCCCACGGCGTGATCCGCGGCATCGGCACCGACGCCGCCAGGGCGATGCCGGGCGTGCTGGGCGTGTGGACCGGCAAGGACCTCGACGCGGCCGGCTATGGCCCCTTCACCTGCGGCCTGCCGCTGAAGAGCCGTGACGGCTCGCCCCTGCTCCAGACCAACCGCCAGCCGCTGGCGACCGACAAGGTCCGCTTCGTCGGCGATCCCGTCGCCTTCGTGGTCGCCGCCACGCTCGCCCAGGCGCGCGACGCGGCCGAGGCCGTCGAGCTCGAGATCGAGCCACTGCCGGCGGTAACCGATCCCGAGGAAGCCACCAAGCCCGGCGCGCCCCAGCTCTACGACCACATCCCGAACAACGTCGCGCTCGACTACCATTATGGCGACATGGAGAAGGTGAACGCCGCTTTCGCCAGCGCCGCCCATGTCACCAGGGTCGACATCGAGAACACCCGCGTCGCCGTGGTCTCGATGGAGCCGCGGGTGGGACTTGCCTCCTACGACAAGGCCACCGAGCGCTACACCATCCAGATGCCGACGCAGGGCGTCGCGGGCAACCGCGCCAACCTCGCCAAGAACCTGAAGGTGCCGAACGAGAAGGTGCGCATCCTTACCGCCAATGTCGGCGGCTCCTTCGGCATGAAGAACGTCAACTATCCCGAATACATGTGCATCCTGTACGCGGCGAAGGCGCTGGGA
This portion of the Bradyrhizobium diazoefficiens genome encodes:
- a CDS encoding RlmE family RNA methyltransferase; the protein is MAKDTTGRLHVQVKTKVKTGGKRKLSSKLWLERQLNDPYVAKAKAAGYRSRAAFKLLEIDDKFRLLKPGMTVFDLGAAPGGWSQIAAKRVGSVDGKGKVVAIDLLEMPEIPGVDFAQLDFMDNDAPDKLTAMLGGGADVVMSDMAANTTGHRKTDQLRIVGLVETAAAFACDVLKPGGTFLAKTFQSGADADLLAQLKRDFATVRHVKPAASRQDSSERYVLATGFRGAADGE
- a CDS encoding Ppx/GppA phosphatase family protein; this encodes MNDHTRLRDGHGPHGELEGSMAAVALAPEPAVAAQAPGTGVYAALDLGTNNCRLLIACPTSDGFRVVDSFSRIIRLGEGVSATGSISEAAIERAIAALSICRDKINLRKAKRLRLIATEACRAASNAEGFRSRVAAETGIELEVIDRETEASLAMLGCSPLVDPKGRGAILFDIGGGSTELVRIERDSANPEPRIKAWMSIPLGVVTLAEQFGGRDVTPEIYAAMEQEVANHVAPFAEQHGRDLTDMHLLGTSGTVTTLAGIHLNLLRYDRRRIDSIWMNDADLTATIDKLLGMTYEERAGNNCISVERADLVLAGCAILDAIRRAFPLPRLRVADRGLREGMLVEMMREDGALRSW